From one Enterococcus sp. DIV2402 genomic stretch:
- a CDS encoding ATP-dependent Clp protease ATP-binding subunit — protein sequence MLCQNCGKNEATIHLYANVGGQRKQIDYCQSCYQKIKGQQTTNAMPQDPFGFGSLDDLFRQMSQQMQQGTPSYNQTPPTQAGGNQNNFNGGQPPINNTPGILGEYGINITQQARDGEIDPVVGRDSEIKRVIEILNRRTKNNPVLIGEPGVGKTAVVEGLAQKIVDGDVPQKLLDKEVIRLDVASLVQGTGIRGQFEERVQKLIEEIKQAENIILFIDEVHEIVGAGSAGDGNLDAGNILKPALARGEIQMVGATTLSEYRIIEKDAALERRMQPVRVDEPSVEETVTILKGLQPRYEDYHHVKYTDEAIRAAAVLSNRYIQDRFLPDKAIDLLDESGSKENLTIQFVDPKVIDKKLADAQQQKQLASQEEDFEKAAYYRDQINKLQKMKERQITEEETPVIDEKTMEQIVEERTGIPVGELKEKEQAQLKNLAIDLKEHVIGQDEAIDKVAKAIRRNRVGLGKKNRPIGSFLFVGPTGVGKTELAKQLAYEMFGSEDSMIRFDMSEYMEKHSISKLIGSPPGYVGYEEAGQLTEKVRRNPYSLILLDEVEKAHPDVLHMFLQILDDGRLTDAQGRTVSFKDTLIIMTSNAGSGKVEANVGFGAAREGITRSVLNQLHHYFTPEFLNRFDGIIEFKALSKENLLKIVALMLDEVNGMLEQQHLHIDVTPEVKEKLVELGFDPAMGARPLRRTIQEQIEDGIAEFYLDHPTEHSLEATLNDEGKVIIATKNVVVDEKE from the coding sequence ATGCTTTGCCAAAACTGTGGAAAAAACGAAGCGACAATTCATTTATATGCAAATGTCGGCGGACAAAGAAAACAAATTGATTATTGTCAAAGTTGTTATCAAAAAATTAAAGGTCAACAAACAACAAATGCGATGCCTCAAGATCCATTTGGCTTTGGTAGTCTAGATGATTTGTTTAGACAAATGTCTCAACAAATGCAACAAGGAACTCCTTCCTATAATCAGACGCCTCCTACCCAAGCAGGTGGAAATCAAAATAATTTTAATGGTGGGCAACCACCTATCAACAATACACCTGGAATTTTAGGTGAATATGGTATTAATATTACGCAACAAGCTCGAGATGGTGAAATCGATCCTGTTGTTGGTCGCGATTCAGAAATTAAACGTGTCATTGAAATTCTCAATCGACGAACAAAAAACAATCCGGTATTAATCGGTGAACCAGGTGTCGGTAAAACAGCTGTTGTTGAAGGATTGGCACAAAAAATCGTCGATGGTGATGTTCCTCAAAAACTTTTGGATAAAGAAGTAATTCGTCTAGATGTTGCTTCATTAGTTCAAGGAACAGGTATCCGTGGTCAATTTGAAGAACGCGTCCAAAAACTAATTGAAGAAATTAAGCAAGCGGAAAATATTATCCTATTTATTGATGAAGTGCATGAAATCGTAGGTGCTGGTAGTGCTGGGGATGGTAACTTGGATGCCGGTAATATTTTGAAACCAGCATTAGCTCGTGGCGAAATACAAATGGTAGGCGCGACTACACTTAGTGAATATCGTATCATTGAAAAAGATGCTGCGTTAGAACGTAGAATGCAGCCTGTTCGTGTGGACGAACCATCTGTTGAAGAAACAGTTACCATTTTAAAAGGTCTCCAACCACGTTATGAAGATTATCATCATGTAAAATATACAGATGAAGCAATCCGTGCTGCGGCTGTTCTTTCAAATCGTTATATCCAAGACCGTTTCTTACCAGATAAAGCAATCGATTTATTAGATGAATCTGGTTCAAAAGAAAACTTAACTATTCAATTTGTTGATCCAAAAGTTATCGATAAAAAATTAGCAGATGCCCAACAACAAAAACAACTAGCTTCTCAGGAAGAAGATTTTGAAAAAGCAGCTTATTATCGAGACCAAATCAATAAATTACAAAAAATGAAAGAACGTCAAATTACTGAAGAAGAAACACCTGTAATCGATGAAAAAACTATGGAACAAATCGTTGAAGAGCGGACAGGTATTCCAGTCGGTGAACTAAAAGAAAAAGAACAAGCCCAATTGAAAAACTTAGCCATTGACTTAAAAGAACATGTGATTGGTCAAGATGAAGCAATTGATAAAGTAGCCAAAGCGATTCGTCGCAATCGTGTCGGTCTTGGCAAGAAAAATCGTCCGATTGGCTCTTTCTTATTTGTAGGTCCAACCGGTGTCGGAAAAACAGAACTTGCCAAACAACTAGCTTATGAAATGTTTGGTTCAGAAGATTCAATGATTCGTTTTGACATGTCGGAATATATGGAAAAACATAGTATTTCTAAATTAATTGGTTCCCCTCCTGGTTATGTTGGTTATGAAGAAGCTGGACAATTAACTGAAAAAGTGCGCCGTAATCCGTATAGTCTCATTTTATTAGATGAAGTAGAAAAAGCTCATCCGGATGTATTGCACATGTTCTTACAAATCTTAGATGATGGACGTTTGACAGATGCTCAAGGACGCACAGTCAGCTTCAAAGACACATTAATCATTATGACAAGTAACGCTGGGTCAGGCAAAGTAGAAGCCAATGTAGGTTTTGGCGCTGCTCGAGAAGGCATCACTCGTTCTGTCTTAAATCAATTGCATCATTATTTCACACCAGAATTCTTGAACCGTTTTGACGGTATCATTGAATTCAAAGCGTTGAGTAAAGAAAATCTATTGAAAATTGTTGCGTTGATGTTAGATGAAGTAAATGGCATGTTAGAACAACAACATTTACACATCGATGTCACACCAGAAGTGAAAGAAAAACTCGTAGAACTGGGCTTTGATCCAGCAATGGGTGCTCGTCCACTACGTCGAACAATCCAAGAACAAATTGAAGATGGGATTGCCGAATTCTACCTCGATCATCCAACCGAACATTCACTTGAAGCAACTTTAAATGATGAGGGTAAAGTAATTATCGCAACAAAAAACGTTGTCGTCGATGAAAAAGAATAA
- a CDS encoding DUF1827 family protein, translated as MKLVNVTNSHSRLVKQQLENTDASLVKVFTAGNTTVIYTEAPLHNEILIVNNKRKIHPEEIEEIKKHFLAKIPSELYSDKDITIIEDNEFIEISIPKALPVE; from the coding sequence ATGAAGTTGGTAAATGTAACAAACAGCCACTCTCGATTAGTCAAACAACAACTCGAGAATACCGATGCTTCATTAGTTAAAGTTTTCACTGCTGGTAATACCACTGTTATTTATACTGAAGCACCGCTCCATAATGAAATTTTAATTGTAAATAATAAGAGGAAAATCCATCCAGAAGAAATCGAAGAAATCAAAAAACACTTTTTAGCTAAGATTCCTTCTGAATTGTACTCTGATAAAGATATAACCATTATTGAAGACAATGAGTTTATTGAAATATCGATTCCTAAAGCGTTACCTGTAGAATAA
- a CDS encoding phage tail protein, with amino-acid sequence MTNFYFTDRKYNLIDIVADEGTRIQVTDVTDVESIGDTVRKFEAVLTYDENDFALAEKLTAVGNFILYKNIQGASVWITIEEQSEYDPVDGTVRVIGRDASIDLINEVLPPFAPDKQYSIKEYIDKFVYDSGFVVGLNEIPDNKRKLPAWENENTSLERIISVANQFDVELDFSFDIDGLDVIKKHVNIYKKRGTDVNPVTLYVGKEIDKIVTSRDLYEFANSIQAIGGIPEGKDRPINLKGYAYTDPNGKYILDSGGLLKDSESVKEWSRLLSNENPNPQSSYIVRSKSYDTVDQKKLFEMAMSDLKKSVKLTENYEVTILDFPSQIGTGDTINLVDERHSIYLSARVLVLEYDHIHGTVLATLGDYLVQQVSDNSMLRALANELQSKMEKIQIDGRGKAIVVTSETPPEGTNNIIWIDISSPYTPIKTWHEETQTWIESGNTSKIVEDAKEYTDGKAAEVDNNATERLHIAQEEFRKKQQEITRLQKEAEERFRQAVEEANAKMEEIDKSVNEKQKQLKEDYEDQSSRLTNKLESVKMMQRYGTEIFRKKEEDTITFYAFVFRDNKNITDKLSSNCFTWRKINKVTGDYDTVWNNAHKYDGQSVTYIALDNDLEWMYQVTINQDRCEELLSEIL; translated from the coding sequence ATGACCAATTTTTACTTTACTGATAGAAAATATAACTTAATTGACATTGTAGCAGACGAAGGAACAAGAATACAAGTTACCGATGTAACAGACGTTGAAAGCATTGGCGATACAGTCCGAAAATTTGAAGCTGTGTTGACATATGACGAAAATGATTTTGCGTTAGCTGAGAAGTTAACCGCAGTAGGCAATTTTATACTATACAAAAATATTCAGGGAGCATCAGTGTGGATTACTATTGAAGAACAATCTGAGTATGACCCAGTTGATGGAACAGTTCGAGTGATTGGGCGTGATGCTTCCATTGATTTGATTAATGAAGTTCTTCCACCTTTTGCGCCAGATAAACAATATTCAATCAAAGAATATATTGATAAGTTCGTGTATGATTCGGGCTTTGTGGTGGGATTAAATGAAATCCCAGATAATAAGCGAAAGTTACCAGCTTGGGAAAATGAAAATACTTCATTGGAGAGGATTATCAGTGTCGCAAATCAATTTGATGTTGAGCTAGATTTCTCATTTGATATTGATGGGCTGGATGTCATAAAAAAACACGTTAATATTTATAAAAAGCGTGGGACAGATGTCAATCCAGTCACATTATATGTAGGTAAAGAGATTGACAAAATTGTAACAAGTCGTGATTTATATGAGTTTGCGAACTCGATTCAAGCTATTGGAGGGATTCCAGAAGGAAAAGATAGGCCTATCAATTTAAAAGGATATGCGTATACTGATCCAAACGGAAAATACATATTAGATAGTGGTGGATTGTTAAAAGACAGCGAATCTGTTAAAGAATGGAGCCGTCTGCTTTCCAACGAAAATCCGAACCCTCAATCAAGCTATATCGTTCGCTCGAAGTCTTATGATACAGTGGATCAAAAGAAACTTTTTGAAATGGCTATGTCGGACTTGAAAAAGTCTGTGAAGTTGACAGAAAATTATGAGGTTACTATTTTAGATTTTCCTTCACAGATTGGAACAGGCGATACAATCAATTTAGTTGATGAGAGACATAGTATATACTTATCTGCTCGTGTATTAGTCCTGGAATATGACCACATTCATGGCACCGTGTTAGCAACATTAGGAGATTATTTAGTTCAGCAAGTAAGTGATAATAGCATGTTACGTGCCTTGGCTAATGAACTACAATCAAAAATGGAAAAAATCCAAATTGATGGACGTGGTAAGGCGATTGTGGTAACAAGTGAAACACCACCAGAAGGTACAAACAATATTATTTGGATTGATATTAGTTCGCCATATACGCCAATTAAAACGTGGCATGAAGAAACACAAACGTGGATTGAGAGCGGTAATACTTCAAAAATCGTGGAAGATGCTAAAGAATATACAGATGGCAAAGCGGCAGAAGTTGATAATAATGCCACTGAAAGATTGCACATAGCACAAGAAGAATTCAGGAAAAAACAACAAGAAATTACTCGTCTGCAAAAAGAAGCAGAGGAACGTTTCAGACAAGCTGTAGAAGAAGCCAATGCAAAAATGGAAGAAATAGATAAGTCGGTTAATGAGAAGCAGAAACAGTTGAAAGAAGATTATGAAGATCAATCATCACGACTTACTAACAAACTTGAAAGTGTTAAAATGATGCAACGTTATGGTACGGAAATCTTTAGGAAAAAAGAAGAAGATACAATAACGTTCTATGCTTTTGTGTTCCGAGACAACAAAAATATTACAGATAAATTAAGCTCAAATTGTTTTACATGGCGTAAAATCAATAAAGTAACAGGTGATTACGATACAGTATGGAATAATGCTCACAAATATGACGGACAATCAGTCACATATATAGCTTTGGATAACGATTTGGAATGGATGTATCAAGTTACAATTAATCAAGACCGATGCGAGGAATTACTATCTGAAATACTATAA